One Intestinimonas butyriciproducens genomic window, CCTATCACCTCTCCCAGGAGGAGGCGGCCCGGCGCATTGGGAAGTCCCAATCGGCAGTAGCCAACAAGCTGCGGCTCTTGAAGCTTCCTCCGGAAGCGCTGTACCTGCTCCGTGAGAGCGGACTTACTGAGCGTCACGCCCGGGCGCTGCTCCGCTTGGAGGGGAATGAGGCAAGGCTTTCCGCCCTTCGCCATGTGGCCGCCAATCACTTGACGGTGGCCAAAACCGAGGCTTATGTGGAAAGCCTTCTTTCTCCCAAGCCGCAAAAGCGGAAGCCCACTTATCTGATTAAAGATGTGCGATTTTTCCTCAATACCGTTACCCGTGGCCTCTCACTGATGAAGGGTGCCGGAATTGATGCTCAGTGTGGCCGGCAGGAGACTGCAGATGCCATTCTTCTCACCATCCGCATTCCAAAGTGCTCTTGACAGGCTCCCCTCTTCTCCCCCGGCGGAATGTTTCACGTGAAACATTCCGCCGGCTTCTTTTTGGAATGTTTCACGTGAAACACGGAAATTTAGTTGAATTACCACGGCGCACGCATTATAATAGAACCTGTTGAAATACCGGGCACCCCTGCAAGGGGGTGCCCGCCCGCTCCGGCCTTTGGTCCTCAATCCGCATTCCTTCCAACCTCCCGAAAGAAAGAGAGCAGGTGTCCCATGGGAAAAACCATCGCAATCGTCAACCAGAAAGGCGGCGTCGGCAAAACCACGACTTGCGTCAACTTGGCCGCCGCACTCAAGGCCCTGGACCGTCGCATCTTGGTCTGCGACTTTGACCCACAGGCCAACACCACTTCGGGATTTGGGGTCGATAAGACCGCCTCTTCCCCCTCCATCTACGATGTGCTGATCGACGGTGCCGACTGCCGGAAAGCCATCGTCCCCACCGTCTGGGCCGATGTGATCCCCTCCAACAAGGCTTTGGCCGGGGCCACTGTGGAGATGATCGGTATGTCCCGGCGGGAATATCTGCTCAAGGATGCTTTGGCTCCCTTCCATGAGGAATATGACTACATCTTTGTGGACTGTCCCCCCTCGCTGGAACTTCTCACCCTCAACGCACTGTGCGCCGCAGACACCATTCTGGTTCCCGTTCAATGCGAATACTACGCTCTGGAAGGCCTCAGCGACCTTCTCTCTACCATACGCATCGTAAAGCGGTCCCTGAATCCGGACATTGATCTGGAGGGGGTGGTCCTCACCATGTTTGACGGACGGACCAACCTTTCCATGCAGGTGGCGGAGGAGGTCAAACGTCATTTCCCCGGTAAGGTCTATGCCACGGTCATCCCCCGGAACGTCCGCCTCTCCGAAGCCCCCAGCCACGGGAAGCCTGTCACTGCCTACGACGGCCTTTCCCGGGGCGCCGAAGCCTATCGCGCCCTGGCGGAAGAGCTGGTGGAAAAGAACGGCTGCGCAGTGACAAGAGTCTGAGCCCCGCCTGTTTTCCTGCGGCGCAAACGAGCTTTCTTTTGTCAAAACCCAAGTAAACTGTAACGTAGAAGGAGTGATCCTATGGCATCAGAACGCGGCCTGGGCAAAGGTCTGGGCGCTCTGCTGGGCGACGCGGCCCTGCAATCCCAGGAGGGCGGCTCGGTCTCTCTCCCCCTGGCCCAGGTGGAGCCGGGCCTGAAACAGCCCCGGAAACGATTTGATGAAGAGACTCTGGCCGATCTGGCCGACTCTATTCGTACACACGGTATCATCCAGCCCCTTACTGTGCGGCGGCTGTCCTCCGGCTATTATCAGATCATCGCAGGCGAGCGCCGTTGGCGGGCCGCCAAGCTGGCCGGTCTGTCAGAGGTGCCCGCTGTCATCATAGAGGCCGACGATCGCAAGGTGATGGAGCTGGGCCTTATTGAAAACCTCCAGCGCGAGGACCTCAATCCCATGGAAGAAGCCATGGGATATCGAACCCTAATGGAGGAATACGGTCTCACTCAGGAAGAGACTGCTCAGCGCGTAGGCAAATCACGCCCCGCTGTAGCAAATGCGCTGCGGCTGATCGCCCTGCCCGACGCCATCCGTCATCTTGTGGAAGAGGGACAGCTCTCCGCAGGCCATGCCAGAGCGCTTCTGAGCATCTCCAGCAGCACCCTTCAAAAAAAGCTGGCCCAAAAGATCATCGCCGAGGGACTCTCCGTCCGGCAGACCGAGGCCCTAGCAAAACGCTTTGCCAGAGAAGAGGCGCAGGAGGAAACCGCATATGCAGCGCCGCCCGACCCCATGAAGCTCTATCGGGACGCCGCAGCGAAGGACCTCACCACCCGCTGGGGCAGAAAGGTCTCAATCACGATGGGGCCCAAAAAGGGAAAGCTGGAATTTGAGTTCTATAATGACGAAGACCTCACCGAGCTGTTGGACAGGCTCTCCGACCTGAGGGGAGGAGGCCAGTCTTGAACCGGGAACCAGAAGAAAAGCAGGAGCATGAATCCGGAGGGCTCCAACACGCCGCCGAGCATGAGCGGCCCCATAAGCGGCTCTCCGTCATGAATTACCTCACCATCCTCTTTGCCGCCGCGTTTTTGCTGCTGCTCCTCAGCTATCTGATGCAGCAGCGCACCAACAGCGAAACCATCGAGGGGCTGAAACAGTCGGTTTCCGCCATGCAGTCCATCGACAGCCTCCAAAAAGAAAAAGAGGGACTGGAGTCCCAAGTGGCATTGCTGGAGGAGCAGGTCGCCCACCTGGAAGGCCAGGTCAGCGCCCTCCAGAATGAAACTGCGGCGCTTCAGAGCGCCGCCGAGGAGCAAGCACACGCTGCCGAGGCCATGGACTGGTTCTGGAGAATTCAGCGGGAGCTCTCCCGGGGCCGTTACGGCTCAGCGCGTTCCCTGGTGGAGGCATTCCAGGCCACCGGCTTGGAGGACTGCCTGCCCACCGACCATCCTGCGGACCCTGAGGGTCCTTCCCCCGCCGAGCAGTATCAGGAGATCCTCGCCGTGCTATACTAAGGCGTAGCCGAACAGATAGAACGCCCCCGAGGGCCTTTGTTTCACGTGAAACATCCCAGCGCTGAACGACTAACAATGAGGTGAACAACATGTTGGATATCAAATTTATCCGCGAAAATCCCGAGGCGGTGAAAGAAAACATCCGGAAAAAATTCCAGGAGGAAAAGCTTCCCCTGGTTGACCAGGTGCTGGAACTGGATAGCCAAAACCGCCAGACCATTCAAGAGGCCCAAGACTTGAGGACCCAGAGAAACACCCTCTCCAAGCAGGTGGGAATGCTGATGGGGCAGGCCAAGAAGGACCCGTCCAAACTGGCAGAGGCTGAAGCCCTGAAGGCCAAAGTCACGGCCGACGCCCAGCGCCTGGCCGAATTAGAGGCACAGGAAACCGCCCTTGCTGAGGAGATCCGAAAAATCATGCTGGTGATCCCCCAGATCATCGACCCCTCCGTCCCCATTGGACCAGACGACTCCGCCAATGTGGAGGTCCAGCGTTTCGGTGAGCCACTGGCGCCCGACTTCGAAGTCCCTTACCACACCGACATCATGGAGTCCTTTGATGGCATCGATATGGACGCCGCCGGGCGGGTGTCCGGCTCCGGCTTCTATTATCTGCTGGGCGATATTGCCCGCCTCC contains:
- a CDS encoding ParA family protein, whose translation is MGKTIAIVNQKGGVGKTTTCVNLAAALKALDRRILVCDFDPQANTTSGFGVDKTASSPSIYDVLIDGADCRKAIVPTVWADVIPSNKALAGATVEMIGMSRREYLLKDALAPFHEEYDYIFVDCPPSLELLTLNALCAADTILVPVQCEYYALEGLSDLLSTIRIVKRSLNPDIDLEGVVLTMFDGRTNLSMQVAEEVKRHFPGKVYATVIPRNVRLSEAPSHGKPVTAYDGLSRGAEAYRALAEELVEKNGCAVTRV
- a CDS encoding ParB/RepB/Spo0J family partition protein; translated protein: MASERGLGKGLGALLGDAALQSQEGGSVSLPLAQVEPGLKQPRKRFDEETLADLADSIRTHGIIQPLTVRRLSSGYYQIIAGERRWRAAKLAGLSEVPAVIIEADDRKVMELGLIENLQREDLNPMEEAMGYRTLMEEYGLTQEETAQRVGKSRPAVANALRLIALPDAIRHLVEEGQLSAGHARALLSISSSTLQKKLAQKIIAEGLSVRQTEALAKRFAREEAQEETAYAAPPDPMKLYRDAAAKDLTTRWGRKVSITMGPKKGKLEFEFYNDEDLTELLDRLSDLRGGGQS
- a CDS encoding ParB/RepB/Spo0J family partition protein, whose protein sequence is MQFLRKKGLFESGRVLYLSVDSLRPNPNQPRTQFSQEGLEELSASIQEHGILQPLSVRRVEGGYELVSGERRLRAAKLAGLREVPCIAVDVDDTASSLLALVENLQRRDLDFLEEAFALDKLIRTYHLSQEEAARRIGKSQSAVANKLRLLKLPPEALYLLRESGLTERHARALLRLEGNEARLSALRHVAANHLTVAKTEAYVESLLSPKPQKRKPTYLIKDVRFFLNTVTRGLSLMKGAGIDAQCGRQETADAILLTIRIPKCS